DNA sequence from the Candidatus Schekmanbacteria bacterium genome:
AAAGGATATTAAAAATCTTCACTTGGGAGTTTATCCTCCTGATGGGCGTGTAAGAGTATCAGCCCCACTCCATCTGGATAAGGAAGCCATTCGTTTGGCGGTCATATCCCGTGTGGGCTGGATTCGCCGCAAACAAAAAAGTTTTCAGGAACAAGTTCGGGAATCTCAACGTGAAATGGTTTCAGGTGAAAGTCATTATGTTGAAGGACATAGGTATCGTTTGAATGTGGTTGTAGATAAAGATCGAAAAAGACCCGTGGTGCGTCTGAAGAACAAACAAATATTGGAAATCATTGTTCCAACAAAGACGAATAGAGATATTCTTGAACAGATTTTGGAGCGTTGGTATCGACGGCGTTTACAAGAAAGAATTCATACTCTGCTTCAGAAATGGGAAAAACGGATAGGTGTTTCTGTTAAAGAAGTACGAATCAGAAAAATGAAAACCCGCTGGGGAAGCTGCAATACTGAAGCGCGTCGTATTTGGCTGAATCTGGAATTGGCAAAAAAACCAATTAGCTGTCAAGAATATATAGTTGTTCATGAAATGGTACATCTAAAAGAAAGGCATCATAAAAGGCGATTTATCGAATTAATGGATCAATTTTTGCCAAATTGGAGAATATTGAGAGACGAACTGAATCGAGCACCATTGGCTTATGCCAAATGGGAATACTAAAAAATCACCTAAAAACTTATATATTCTATTTCAGAAAAAATAACAAAAAAATAATTGACCGTTCCCACTCATATTAGAAATTCCATTTATTCTCCAAAACAAAGAGACACTTCGACTTTGCCTTTACAC
Encoded proteins:
- a CDS encoding M48 family peptidase; this encodes MIIEKYHITISGIPVEIIRKDIKNLHLGVYPPDGRVRVSAPLHLDKEAIRLAVISRVGWIRRKQKSFQEQVRESQREMVSGESHYVEGHRYRLNVVVDKDRKRPVVRLKNKQILEIIVPTKTNRDILEQILERWYRRRLQERIHTLLQKWEKRIGVSVKEVRIRKMKTRWGSCNTEARRIWLNLELAKKPISCQEYIVVHEMVHLKERHHKRRFIELMDQFLPNWRILRDELNRAPLAYAKWEY